The Flavobacterium sp. 140616W15 sequence CAAATCATTTTCATTGGGTTGTGGAGATGTAATTAGCATGTCCAAAGTTTCATCATAATACAATTCAAAAATTTCTTTAGAAACTGAGTGATCTTTTACAGTAAGAAAATGTTTTTTATTTAAAACGTCCATTTTATAATTATTGGTATTTTGGTTTATTTTTATAGTAAACCCTAAAAACGAAATCTTTCATTTTTAGGGTTTTTTATTCTTATTATTTATTTTTCTTTAACGCTTCCAGTTTATTTTGACAGCTGATATTTTTTCATTTTCCATTCTTATTTCTGAACAAACAGTAAAACCGTTTTTTACATAAAACAACAATGGCGATTTATATGGCGTTGCATTATTTTTAATTTCATTCTCATGGTCAATAACCCAACCATTCAAATTATCATTGCTCTTTTTTAATTCTTTAATCAATAACGAGCCTTTACCTCTTCCTTGAATTTGACTATCGATAATTATTGCAAACCAAACTTTATTTTCTCTCAAAAAAGTAAACGCCCATGCTTTAATTTTATTCTCATCATCAATTAAAAAATAATGTTTTTCATTTGACAAACTTTTCAAATACAAATCAAAATCATGAATTGCTTCATGATTTAAACTCGCGGGATATTCATTGTTCCAAAGT is a genomic window containing:
- a CDS encoding GNAT family N-acetyltransferase, with product MKIIKEEVLSSELKESLLQLWNNEYPASLNHEAIHDFDLYLKSLSNEKHYFLIDDENKIKAWAFTFLRENKVWFAIIIDSQIQGRGKGSLLIKELKKSNDNLNGWVIDHENEIKNNATPYKSPLLFYVKNGFTVCSEIRMENEKISAVKINWKR